One window of Trichoderma breve strain T069 chromosome 3, whole genome shotgun sequence genomic DNA carries:
- a CDS encoding major facilitator superfamily domain-containing protein → MASLDSKGDVAPEQRHASLAVASTIDEKDSNDRRISDKEMDSSVEFPTSQDVEIDNSEYPTGSRLVAIITALALAIFLVSLDLTIVATAIPKITDQFNGLSDIAWYSSAFFMTMGGFQSAWGKIYKYFPLKTSYLIAIFIFELGSLICAVAPSSTALIVGRAFAGVGAAGIGSGSYTIIGFSASPKSRPMFTGIVGTSYGVAAAVGPLIGGAFSDKVSWRWCFYINLPIGAISAFIILVFFKAPRTAKPQAATLREKLLHMDPVGAALVIAFVVCYLLAVQDGGTKFPWDSAHEIGLLVGGAVLVGSFILWEWFQKDTAMFSFRLAKQRVYIVESVFSFFYSGAYYLVLYYLPIYFQSIDNTSAQSSGVRNLPLIVAVVISMLCSGAYISATGIAAPIIVAGTALSTICTGLLYTLDIGTSEGKWIGYQTIGGVGWGIASQIPIITVQATAPATDLAEVTAMLLFLQTLGGAGMVSAAQAGFVNVMINNLPKTAPGVNPALVVSTGATDLRKVFSEDQIPGILVAYMQGLKVAFVIGIASSGIAFITIILFQRWNKLNTAAIASGGAA, encoded by the coding sequence ATGGCGTCTCTCGATTCAAAGGGCGACGTCGCCCCAGAGCAAAGACATGCTTCATTGGCAGTAGCAAGTACTATCGACGAGAAGGACTCTAATGACCGAAGGATCAGCGATAAAGAGATGGACTCAAGCGTGGAATTTCCGACCTCGCAAGACGTGGAGATTGATAACTCAGAATATCCCACGGGTTCTCGactcgtcgccatcatcactgcGCTTGCACTCGCCATCTTTCTCGTCTCCCTCGACCTGACAATTGTCGCGACCGCAATTCCCAAAATCACCGACCAGTTCAACGGGCTCTCGGATATTGCCTGGTACAgctcggccttcttcatgaCTATGGGTGGCTTTCAGAGCGCCTGGGGCAAAATCTATAAATACTTTCCACTGAAAACCAGCTACCTCATCGCCATATTCATTTTTGAGCTTGGATCTTTGATCTGTGCTGTTGCGCCTAGCAGCACTGCCCTCATCGTCGGGCGTGCGTTTGCGGGCGTGGGAGCTGCAGGCATTGGCTCCGGTTCATATACCATCATCGGATTCTCTGCGTCGCCAAAGAGCCGGCCCATGTTCACTGGGATCGTTGGAACGAGCTACGGCGTTGCGGCAGCTGTTGGGCCCCTGATTGGAGGCGCATTCTCAGATAAAGTATCATGGCGCTGGTGCTTCTACATCAACTTGCCCATTGGAGCAATATCCGCCTTCATCATTCTggtcttcttcaaggccccCAGAACTGCAAAGCCACAGGCGGCAACCCTGCGCGAGAAGCTCCTCCATATGGACCCCGTAGGCGCCGCTCTTGTGATCGCCTTCGTGGTATGCTATCTCCTCGCCGTACAGGACGGTGGTACCAAGTTTCCCTGGGACTCTGCACACGAGATAGGCCTCTTGGTTGGCGGTGCGGTATTAGTGGGATCATTTATACTATGGGAGTGGTTCCAGAAAGACACAGCTATGTTTTCGTTCCGCCTTGCCAAGCAGAGAGTTTACATCGTCGAGTCGGTCTTTTCATTCTTCTACTCTGGCGCGTACTACTTGGTCCTGTATTACCTACCAATATACTTCCAGAGCATCGACAATACGAGTGCCCAGTCCAGTGGAGTTAGAAACCTGCCACTCATTGTCGCTGTTGTCATCTCCATGCTTTGCAGCGGTGCTTACATCTCTGCCACTGGTATTGCGGCGCCGATTATCGTCGCCGGGACTGCCCTGTCGACGATATGTACAGGTTTGCTTTACACTTTGGATATTGGTACCTCTGAGGGCAAGTGGATCGGTTACCAGACCATCGGCGGTGTCGGCTGGGGTATCGCGTCCCAGATCCCCATTATCACGGTACAAGCTACAGCGCCGGCCACAGATCTCGCAGAAGTGACAGCCATGCTGCTGTTCCTCCAGACACTTGGCGGCGCAGGGATGGTTTCTGCTGCCCAAGCTGGTTTTGTTAACGTCATGATCAACAATCTTCCCAAGACAGCACCAGGAGTCAACCCAGCCCTCGTGGTGAGCACCGGCGCGACGGATTTGCGAAAAGTGTTTTCGGAGGACCAAATTCCTGGGATATTGGTAGCCTATATGCAGGGTCTCAAAGTCGCGTTTGTGATTGGCATTGCGTCGTCAGGGATTGCTTTTATTACCATTATATTGTTCCAGCGATGGAACAAGTTGAATACAGCGGCTATTGCTAGTGGAGGTGCAGCTTGA
- a CDS encoding NAD(P)H-binding domain-containing protein, with the protein MTTALIFGSTGAVGSQILATLLSSAACTSVTTISRRAPPTQDSKLQSIIETDTAKWGPLIATLPLVPSVVFNAVGTTIGSAGSVAAQWAIDHDLCVENAKAAKAGGVKTYVYCSSAGTSGALSPFALTPYARMKRGVEKHIKELDFENVIILRPGMILGRETPKNKWLEDIFHGMKKLGQGFQDKWAQDQTIIGRAAVAAMRMVEEGKAPAKFWVLEQSDIVRLGRDEWKE; encoded by the exons ATGACAACGGCCCTGATCTTTGGTTCCACTGGCGCAGTGGGCTCCCAAATCCTCGCtaccctcctctcctctgctGCTTGCACGTCCGTCACAACTATCTCCCGTCGCGCTCCGCCAACACAAGATTCCAAACTTCAATCCATCATCGAAACCGACACCGCCAAATGGGGTCCTTTAATCGCCACGCTGCCTTTGGTCCCCTCAGTGGTCTTCAATGCCGTCGGCACCACGATCGGCAGCGCAGGCTCTGTCGCTGCGCAATGGGCAATCGACCACGATTTATGTGTAGAAAATGCAAAAGCGGCGAAAGCAGGAGGTGTTAAGACGTATGTCTACTGTTCGAGCGCAGGGACAAGCGGGGCGCTGAGCCCATTTGCCCTGACACCTTATGCCAGAATGAAGAGGGGTGTTGAGAAACATATAAAGGAATTGGACTTTGAGAATGTCATAATCTTGAGACCAGGAATGATTCTGGGAAGAGAAACCCCAAAGAATAAGTGGCTGGAGGATATCTTTCATGGGATGAAGAAACTTGGACAGGGATTCCAGGACAAGTGGG CGCAAGATCAAACGATTATCGGGAGAGCCGCGGTGGCTGCTATGAGAAtggtggaagaggggaaagcTCCTGCGAAGTTTTGGGTGTTAGAACAATCGGATATTGTAAGGCTGGGTAGAGACGAGTGGAAAGAGTGA